In Eriocheir sinensis breed Jianghai 21 chromosome 8, ASM2467909v1, whole genome shotgun sequence, the following proteins share a genomic window:
- the LOC126995539 gene encoding uncharacterized protein LOC126995539 isoform X2 → MSLVERLPTYGTHYYEVRDRSNLPWYLGLSHRGIAQYDFLDKKKPRRVFLWKQLENLYFRERKFSIEVHDPKRVSVSRRTFGPGNVSVYVWFAETQSLCKAIWSMAIAQHQFYLDRKTSRSEASGVRELPELAVELSRSCVSLSTHSSSSNLSRSGSHSSLVNNSLAEDSASTESLHQARMEMHSALKQRRDALQEKIKEKEEELRLLCVREGELTGELPPEYPVTPGQPPPTVRKRVGTSFALSENLISKIIKQEESVAALELEFEIQGKITSAALRLANETSARNGVRKQRKMSYQQSAKKLKELEAKLSAARSKQAATAVSMPKQKKKPRPISDSEGMSNYDDSANLSSATLTSSSQECAQDSMCEPHRDGLNVEGVSLSPATPSHPPVSPRSPQLPSTPVRARARRDLSPGNHSIGSNGIHSAPTSPHKQANGTVCSRPASPSRPSSGYIPSSVYTRSQYRSQQYPTLSTRSHSVPADEGRVPHPRVPSINGPTYTGVDPALTETPGGLYNIPQQRTSLACHSVDDLDTSTLITHPHPHPNHHQPYRQRNDSQDRYGSLDRRWSNSGRLESRSMEHLDSVPSPASAPSNHHSVSPHLHPTHTGSYPHHPHYHNHFHTPEHNSEAMDTTSDSHPTTANCSFDTMSSERSGGTDVVDGVGSSYRHQGGSQNYRHRNKSGPGLPAAPPSQHHRSQTHGAVQRSQSGTVHVLVRTASGRSYMETTFMSEPNQNQENIPPCRMTSELQPLRSTNGKHHDSLPPLHSAGSSITGDHHSHRPAGTDLTSLRSTKPADIPPLRATSMKSESLNNNNISLNSSMSSMAEEPLMSLAEAARLKKERGGKEWYETSLDSPASGRRLRKSTNIGDINESCQNGNVSCSQSNLNISGSSVGSTGSSNSSIFQSRSDSADTSHASVPYESPQNHMIISAGTYQPSREVTKPFEMADFYKYSTKYRRQSSSNLGGINGSSTTSGSVSSVSSGGDTPLSPVLPPRAQMMVSNSKMLPPSPNMVANHSAPAPQQKGVYQPLTPLTCQPLEAMKGSPAPGEAQDPVGGSWDTAPLHQAVPATVTHKRSATLV, encoded by the exons GGTGTCGGTGTCACGGAGGACATTTGGGCCCGGCAACGTCAGTGTTTACGTTTGGTTTGCAGAGACTCAGTCGCTCTGCAAAGCAATCTGGTCCATGGCGATCGCACAGCACCAATTCTACCTTGACCGTAAAACCTCCAGA AGTGAAGCCAGTGGAGTGCGTGAGCTTCCAGAGCTGGCAGTCGAGTTGTCCCGGAGCTGTGTGTCTCTgtccacacactcctcctcctccaacctgtCAAGATCAGGCTCACACTCCTCCCTGGTCAACAACTCACTCGCAG AGGACAGTGCGAGTACAGAAAGCCTCCATCAAGCCAGAATGGAGATGCACAGTGCCCTGAAACAACGAAGAGATGCCTTGCAGGAGAAaatcaaggagaaggaggaagagctgaGACTGCTGTGTGTACGGGAGGGAGAGCTGACAGGGGAGCTGCCCCCTGAGTACCCCGTCACCCCAGGCCAGCCTCCTCCCACGGTGCGCAAGAGAGTTGGTACCTCATTCGCGCTAAGTGAAAACCTCATTAGCAAGATAATTAAACAG GAGGAGTCGGTAGCAGCCCTTGAGTTGGAGTTCGAGATTCAGGGCAAAATTACCTCTGCTGCATTAAGACTAGCCAACGAGACCTCTGCCCGAAATGGTGTTAGAAAGCAACGGAAGATGTCTTATCAGCAGTCTGCCAAGAAATTAAAAGAATTAGAGGCTAAGCTCTCTGCAGCCAGGTCCAAGCAAGCAGCCACTGCCGTCAGCATGCCCAAGCAGAAAAAGAAGCCTCGTCCCATCTCTGATAGTGAAG GCATGAGCAATTATGATGACAGTGCCAACCTGAGCTCTGCCACCCTCACCAGCAGCAGCCAGGAGTGTGCccaggacagcatgtgtgagCCACACCGCGATGGTCTCAATGTGGAGGGAGTGAGCCTCTCCCCGGccacaccctcccacccacccgtCTCCCCTCGCTCCCCACAACTTCCCTCCACCCCAGTCAGGGCCAGAGCAAGGCGTGACCTGTCTCCGGGCAACCACAGCATCGGGTCAAATGGCATCCATTCAGCGCCAACAAGTCCTCACAAACAGGCCAATGGAACAGTGTGCTCAAGACCAGCCAGTCCAAGCAGACCCAGCAG TGGATACATTCCCAGCTCTGTGTACACCAGAAGTCAGTACCGGAGTCAGCAGTATCCAACCCTCTCCACACGCTCCCACTCAGTGCCGGCAGACGAGGGTCGCGTCCCACACCCCCGTGTCCCCTCCATCAATGGGCCGACATACACCGGTGTGGATCCTGCCCTGACGGAGACGCCCGGAGGCCTGTACAACATCCCCCAGCAGCGCACCTCCCTGGCCTGTCACAGTGTGGATGACCTGGACACCTCCACCCTCATCACCCATCCCCACccacaccccaaccaccaccaacctTACAGACAGAGAAATGACTCCCAGGATAG GTACGGCAGTCTGGACCGGCGGTGGTCCAACAGCGGACGGCTTGAGTCACGCAGCATGGAACACCTAGACTctgtcccctcccctgcctctGCCCCTTCCAACCACCATTCCGTGTCACCTCACCTGCATCCAACCCACACAGGCTCTTACCCACATCATCCACATTACCACAACCATTTCCACACCCCTGAACACAACTCAGAGGCAATGGATACCACCAGCGACTCTCACCCCACAACAGCCAACTGTAGCTTTGACACCATGTCCAGCGAGCGGTCAGGAGGAACAGACGTGGTGGATGGAGTTGGTTCCTCGTATAGGCACCAGGGAGGCTCACAAAACTACAGGCATCGAAACAAGAGTGGCCCAGGCTTGCCCGCTGCCCCGCCCTCCCAGCATCATCGTAGCCAGACCCACGGTGCTGTACAGAGGTCACAGAGCGGCACAGTGCATGTTTTAGTGAGAACAGCCAGTGGCAGGAGTTATATGGAAACGACTTTTATGTCTGAGCCAAATCAGAATCAAGAAAATATTCCACCTTGTCGAATGACTTCAGAGTTGCAACCATTACGTTCTACCAATGGCAAACATCATGAcagtctccctcctctccattctgccGGCTCCTCCATTACCGGTGACCACCACTCCCACAGACCCGCTGGGACAGACTTAACATCTCTCAGATCTACAAAACCTGCTGATATACCCCCTTTAAGGGCCACCAGCATGAAGAGTGAATCTTTGAACAACAATAATATATCCCTGAACTCCTCCATGAGTTCTATGGCTGAAGAACCTCTGATGTCTTTAGCAGAAGCAGCGAGacttaagaaagaaagagggggaaaggaatggTATGAAACCTCTTTAGATTCGCCAGCATCAGGACGTCGCTTGAGGAAAAGTACAAATATTGGTGATATCAACGAGTCCTGTCAGAATGGGAACGTATCCTGTAGCCAGTCAAATCTCAATATCAGCGGCAGCAGTGTGGGCAGCACTggcagtagtaacagcagcatcTTCCAGTCTCGATCTGACTCTGCCGATACATCTCACGCTTCAGTTCCATACGAGTCTCCACAAAACCACATGATCATCTCTGCTGGAACTTACCAACCTTCAAGAGAGGTAACAAAACCTTTTGAAATGGCAGATTTCTACAAGTATAGTACAAAATATAGACGCCAGAGCTCAAGCAACTTGGGTGGAATCAATGGGAGCAGCACCACAAGTGGCTCTGTGAGTAGTGTGAGCAGCGGAGGCGACACACCCTTGTCTCCTGTGCTACCACCCAGAGCCCAAATGATGGTTAGCAACAGTAAAATGCTTCCACCCTCACCCAACATGGTGGCCAATCATTCTGCCCCAGCACCTCAGCAGAAGGGTGTGTACCAACCCCTGACGCCCCTTACCTGCCAGCCACTGGAGGCCATGAAAGGCTCCCCTGCTCCTGGGGAGGCTCAGGACCCAGTAGGAGGATCTTGGGACACAGCGCCCCTCCACCAAGCAGTTCCTGCTACAGTCACTCACAAACGATCTGCTACCTTGGTTTGA
- the LOC126995539 gene encoding uncharacterized protein LOC126995539 isoform X1 translates to MSLVERLPTYGTHYYEVRDRSNLPWYLGLSHRGIAQYDFLDKKKPRRVFLWKQLENLYFRERKFSIEVHDPKRVVHTLSSFNLYEDAIEDSRDPHHDDLLAAITEATTQVSVSRRTFGPGNVSVYVWFAETQSLCKAIWSMAIAQHQFYLDRKTSRSEASGVRELPELAVELSRSCVSLSTHSSSSNLSRSGSHSSLVNNSLAEDSASTESLHQARMEMHSALKQRRDALQEKIKEKEEELRLLCVREGELTGELPPEYPVTPGQPPPTVRKRVGTSFALSENLISKIIKQEESVAALELEFEIQGKITSAALRLANETSARNGVRKQRKMSYQQSAKKLKELEAKLSAARSKQAATAVSMPKQKKKPRPISDSEGMSNYDDSANLSSATLTSSSQECAQDSMCEPHRDGLNVEGVSLSPATPSHPPVSPRSPQLPSTPVRARARRDLSPGNHSIGSNGIHSAPTSPHKQANGTVCSRPASPSRPSSGYIPSSVYTRSQYRSQQYPTLSTRSHSVPADEGRVPHPRVPSINGPTYTGVDPALTETPGGLYNIPQQRTSLACHSVDDLDTSTLITHPHPHPNHHQPYRQRNDSQDRYGSLDRRWSNSGRLESRSMEHLDSVPSPASAPSNHHSVSPHLHPTHTGSYPHHPHYHNHFHTPEHNSEAMDTTSDSHPTTANCSFDTMSSERSGGTDVVDGVGSSYRHQGGSQNYRHRNKSGPGLPAAPPSQHHRSQTHGAVQRSQSGTVHVLVRTASGRSYMETTFMSEPNQNQENIPPCRMTSELQPLRSTNGKHHDSLPPLHSAGSSITGDHHSHRPAGTDLTSLRSTKPADIPPLRATSMKSESLNNNNISLNSSMSSMAEEPLMSLAEAARLKKERGGKEWYETSLDSPASGRRLRKSTNIGDINESCQNGNVSCSQSNLNISGSSVGSTGSSNSSIFQSRSDSADTSHASVPYESPQNHMIISAGTYQPSREVTKPFEMADFYKYSTKYRRQSSSNLGGINGSSTTSGSVSSVSSGGDTPLSPVLPPRAQMMVSNSKMLPPSPNMVANHSAPAPQQKGVYQPLTPLTCQPLEAMKGSPAPGEAQDPVGGSWDTAPLHQAVPATVTHKRSATLV, encoded by the exons GGTGTCGGTGTCACGGAGGACATTTGGGCCCGGCAACGTCAGTGTTTACGTTTGGTTTGCAGAGACTCAGTCGCTCTGCAAAGCAATCTGGTCCATGGCGATCGCACAGCACCAATTCTACCTTGACCGTAAAACCTCCAGA AGTGAAGCCAGTGGAGTGCGTGAGCTTCCAGAGCTGGCAGTCGAGTTGTCCCGGAGCTGTGTGTCTCTgtccacacactcctcctcctccaacctgtCAAGATCAGGCTCACACTCCTCCCTGGTCAACAACTCACTCGCAG AGGACAGTGCGAGTACAGAAAGCCTCCATCAAGCCAGAATGGAGATGCACAGTGCCCTGAAACAACGAAGAGATGCCTTGCAGGAGAAaatcaaggagaaggaggaagagctgaGACTGCTGTGTGTACGGGAGGGAGAGCTGACAGGGGAGCTGCCCCCTGAGTACCCCGTCACCCCAGGCCAGCCTCCTCCCACGGTGCGCAAGAGAGTTGGTACCTCATTCGCGCTAAGTGAAAACCTCATTAGCAAGATAATTAAACAG GAGGAGTCGGTAGCAGCCCTTGAGTTGGAGTTCGAGATTCAGGGCAAAATTACCTCTGCTGCATTAAGACTAGCCAACGAGACCTCTGCCCGAAATGGTGTTAGAAAGCAACGGAAGATGTCTTATCAGCAGTCTGCCAAGAAATTAAAAGAATTAGAGGCTAAGCTCTCTGCAGCCAGGTCCAAGCAAGCAGCCACTGCCGTCAGCATGCCCAAGCAGAAAAAGAAGCCTCGTCCCATCTCTGATAGTGAAG GCATGAGCAATTATGATGACAGTGCCAACCTGAGCTCTGCCACCCTCACCAGCAGCAGCCAGGAGTGTGCccaggacagcatgtgtgagCCACACCGCGATGGTCTCAATGTGGAGGGAGTGAGCCTCTCCCCGGccacaccctcccacccacccgtCTCCCCTCGCTCCCCACAACTTCCCTCCACCCCAGTCAGGGCCAGAGCAAGGCGTGACCTGTCTCCGGGCAACCACAGCATCGGGTCAAATGGCATCCATTCAGCGCCAACAAGTCCTCACAAACAGGCCAATGGAACAGTGTGCTCAAGACCAGCCAGTCCAAGCAGACCCAGCAG TGGATACATTCCCAGCTCTGTGTACACCAGAAGTCAGTACCGGAGTCAGCAGTATCCAACCCTCTCCACACGCTCCCACTCAGTGCCGGCAGACGAGGGTCGCGTCCCACACCCCCGTGTCCCCTCCATCAATGGGCCGACATACACCGGTGTGGATCCTGCCCTGACGGAGACGCCCGGAGGCCTGTACAACATCCCCCAGCAGCGCACCTCCCTGGCCTGTCACAGTGTGGATGACCTGGACACCTCCACCCTCATCACCCATCCCCACccacaccccaaccaccaccaacctTACAGACAGAGAAATGACTCCCAGGATAG GTACGGCAGTCTGGACCGGCGGTGGTCCAACAGCGGACGGCTTGAGTCACGCAGCATGGAACACCTAGACTctgtcccctcccctgcctctGCCCCTTCCAACCACCATTCCGTGTCACCTCACCTGCATCCAACCCACACAGGCTCTTACCCACATCATCCACATTACCACAACCATTTCCACACCCCTGAACACAACTCAGAGGCAATGGATACCACCAGCGACTCTCACCCCACAACAGCCAACTGTAGCTTTGACACCATGTCCAGCGAGCGGTCAGGAGGAACAGACGTGGTGGATGGAGTTGGTTCCTCGTATAGGCACCAGGGAGGCTCACAAAACTACAGGCATCGAAACAAGAGTGGCCCAGGCTTGCCCGCTGCCCCGCCCTCCCAGCATCATCGTAGCCAGACCCACGGTGCTGTACAGAGGTCACAGAGCGGCACAGTGCATGTTTTAGTGAGAACAGCCAGTGGCAGGAGTTATATGGAAACGACTTTTATGTCTGAGCCAAATCAGAATCAAGAAAATATTCCACCTTGTCGAATGACTTCAGAGTTGCAACCATTACGTTCTACCAATGGCAAACATCATGAcagtctccctcctctccattctgccGGCTCCTCCATTACCGGTGACCACCACTCCCACAGACCCGCTGGGACAGACTTAACATCTCTCAGATCTACAAAACCTGCTGATATACCCCCTTTAAGGGCCACCAGCATGAAGAGTGAATCTTTGAACAACAATAATATATCCCTGAACTCCTCCATGAGTTCTATGGCTGAAGAACCTCTGATGTCTTTAGCAGAAGCAGCGAGacttaagaaagaaagagggggaaaggaatggTATGAAACCTCTTTAGATTCGCCAGCATCAGGACGTCGCTTGAGGAAAAGTACAAATATTGGTGATATCAACGAGTCCTGTCAGAATGGGAACGTATCCTGTAGCCAGTCAAATCTCAATATCAGCGGCAGCAGTGTGGGCAGCACTggcagtagtaacagcagcatcTTCCAGTCTCGATCTGACTCTGCCGATACATCTCACGCTTCAGTTCCATACGAGTCTCCACAAAACCACATGATCATCTCTGCTGGAACTTACCAACCTTCAAGAGAGGTAACAAAACCTTTTGAAATGGCAGATTTCTACAAGTATAGTACAAAATATAGACGCCAGAGCTCAAGCAACTTGGGTGGAATCAATGGGAGCAGCACCACAAGTGGCTCTGTGAGTAGTGTGAGCAGCGGAGGCGACACACCCTTGTCTCCTGTGCTACCACCCAGAGCCCAAATGATGGTTAGCAACAGTAAAATGCTTCCACCCTCACCCAACATGGTGGCCAATCATTCTGCCCCAGCACCTCAGCAGAAGGGTGTGTACCAACCCCTGACGCCCCTTACCTGCCAGCCACTGGAGGCCATGAAAGGCTCCCCTGCTCCTGGGGAGGCTCAGGACCCAGTAGGAGGATCTTGGGACACAGCGCCCCTCCACCAAGCAGTTCCTGCTACAGTCACTCACAAACGATCTGCTACCTTGGTTTGA